One stretch of Oncorhynchus gorbuscha isolate QuinsamMale2020 ecotype Even-year linkage group LG21, OgorEven_v1.0, whole genome shotgun sequence DNA includes these proteins:
- the LOC124008580 gene encoding putative ferric-chelate reductase 1 isoform X2 has translation MDNISRLMFAVVMAMAYMAMGAEAQNTTMAPNSNATMANITMAPNVTMAPNVTMAPNVTMAPVVNPVTALTVNISMAECKKSQLCAAKPPDCDPAVAGSCFFVSIKKSLGQIFSFQLRGVSSGYIAVGLSKTSTQGQNDTTYVCANSNRKVKFFTALLDKGVLTVNNKLPVESVKGSVNGQTIQCTFSATVPNATATRTIDTSYYLSISNGTFNSDTLGSPQAILNSDKAVDLADPNTTVLNSLNSAPSAFCLSQALLILIGVLGMMML, from the exons ATGGACAATATCAGCAGACTGATGTTCGCAGTTGTCATGGCAATGGCATACATGGCGATGGGAGCCGAGGCACAGAACACCACAATGGCTCCGAACTCCAATGCTACTATGGCCAACATAACAATGGCACCCAACGTAACAATGGCACCCAACGTAACAATGGCACCCAACGTAACAATGGCACCTGTTGTCAACCCCGTCACAGCTCTCACG GTAAATATCTCAATGGCGGAATGTAAAAAGTCCCAGCTCTGTGCTGCTAAGCCGCCAGACTGTGATCCGGCCGTGGCTGGGTCCTGTTTCTTCGTCTCCATCAAGAAGTCCTTGGGACAGATTTTCTCCTTCCAGCTACGAGGAGTGTCCAGTGGCTACATCGCAGTAGGCTTGTCCAAAACTTCCACACAG GGTCAGAATGACACTACTTATGTGTGCGCAAACAGCAACAGAAAAGTAAAGTTCTTCACAGCTCTCCTCGACAAAGGAGTTCTGACCGTCAACAACAAG CTGCCTGTGGAGTCTGTGAAGGGCTCAGTCAACGGTCAGACCATTCAATGCACCTTCTCTGCTACTGTCCCCAACGCTACGGCCACCCGGACCATCGACACCAGctactacctctccatctccaaCGGAACTTTTAATAGTG ATACCCTAGGTTCTCCTCAGGCTATTCTGAACAGTGATAAAGCTGTGGACCTGGCCGACCCCAACACTACTGTGTTAAACTCTTTAAACTCTGCTCCCTCCGCCTTCTGCCTGTCTCAAG CTCTTCTGATCCTGATAGGTGTACTAGGTATGATGATGCTGTAA
- the LOC124008580 gene encoding putative ferric-chelate reductase 1 isoform X1, protein MDNISRLMFAVVMAMAYMAMGAEAQNTTMAPNSNATMANITMAPNVTMAPNVTMAPNVTMAPVVNPVTALTVNISMAECKKSQLCAAKPPDCDPAVAGSCFFVSIKKSLGQIFSFQLRGVSSGYIAVGLSKTSTQGQNDTTYVCANSNRKVKFFTALLDKGVLTVNNKLPVESVKGSVNGQTIQCTFSATVPNATATRTIDTSYYLSISNGTFNSVTDTLGSPQAILNSDKAVDLADPNTTVLNSLNSAPSAFCLSQALLILIGVLGMMML, encoded by the exons ATGGACAATATCAGCAGACTGATGTTCGCAGTTGTCATGGCAATGGCATACATGGCGATGGGAGCCGAGGCACAGAACACCACAATGGCTCCGAACTCCAATGCTACTATGGCCAACATAACAATGGCACCCAACGTAACAATGGCACCCAACGTAACAATGGCACCCAACGTAACAATGGCACCTGTTGTCAACCCCGTCACAGCTCTCACG GTAAATATCTCAATGGCGGAATGTAAAAAGTCCCAGCTCTGTGCTGCTAAGCCGCCAGACTGTGATCCGGCCGTGGCTGGGTCCTGTTTCTTCGTCTCCATCAAGAAGTCCTTGGGACAGATTTTCTCCTTCCAGCTACGAGGAGTGTCCAGTGGCTACATCGCAGTAGGCTTGTCCAAAACTTCCACACAG GGTCAGAATGACACTACTTATGTGTGCGCAAACAGCAACAGAAAAGTAAAGTTCTTCACAGCTCTCCTCGACAAAGGAGTTCTGACCGTCAACAACAAG CTGCCTGTGGAGTCTGTGAAGGGCTCAGTCAACGGTCAGACCATTCAATGCACCTTCTCTGCTACTGTCCCCAACGCTACGGCCACCCGGACCATCGACACCAGctactacctctccatctccaaCGGAACTTTTAATAGTG TAACAGATACCCTAGGTTCTCCTCAGGCTATTCTGAACAGTGATAAAGCTGTGGACCTGGCCGACCCCAACACTACTGTGTTAAACTCTTTAAACTCTGCTCCCTCCGCCTTCTGCCTGTCTCAAG CTCTTCTGATCCTGATAGGTGTACTAGGTATGATGATGCTGTAA